Proteins encoded in a region of the Cydia splendana chromosome 19, ilCydSple1.2, whole genome shotgun sequence genome:
- the LOC134800320 gene encoding fatty acid-binding protein homolog 5-like, protein MDIIDEFLGKKYALKSSEKFEEYRKNYFQRKASLSLSQENWLTEAKNATGAYTFHFHSPFASATTTLISGEEMEETRPDGVKVRALITIEENKMTHIQREENGRISKHVRVFPADSMTVTTTYTTI, encoded by the exons ATGGATATTATAGATGAGTTCTTGGGAAAAAAATACGCTTTAAAATCGTCGGAAAAGTTCGaagagtacc GTAAAAACTATTTCCAAAGAAAAGCATCTCTTTCCCTGAGCCAAGAGAACTGGTTAACCGAAGCGAAGAACGCCACAGGAGCTTATACATTCCACTTCCATTCTCCCTTTGCTAGCGCCACCACAACCTTAATATCTGGGGAAGAGATGGAGGAGACTAGACCTGATGGTGTTaag GTGAGAGCGTTGATTACAATAGAAGAAAACAAAATGACCCACATACAGAGAGAGGAAAACGGAAGAATCTCAAAACACGTGCGTGTGTTTCCTGCAGACTCAATGACAGTA ACAACAACATACACAACTATATAA